One genomic region from Solwaraspora sp. WMMD792 encodes:
- a CDS encoding SDR family oxidoreductase, whose product MTTLAGGAVLVTGAGSGIGAETARQVAAAGAAVAVNDLDPAAAQAAADTVVAAGGTAYPVAGDVADPRAAAAVVAAAVDRLGRLTGLVNNVGVVRGGALRSVSPDDWDAIMRIDCASALYCSQTALPAMASGGAIVNISSLCGIHVAPGAGAYNAAKAAVIALTRQMALEWGPDGIRANAVAPGIVSGTNFSASSRDPQAAQRRGGAVPLGRTGSATDIAPVVVFLLGDAARYVTGQVIAVDGGLGVALQTLLPA is encoded by the coding sequence ATGACAACACTGGCGGGCGGAGCGGTGCTGGTCACCGGCGCCGGATCGGGGATCGGGGCGGAGACCGCCCGGCAGGTCGCGGCGGCCGGCGCGGCGGTCGCCGTCAACGACCTCGATCCGGCCGCCGCCCAGGCCGCCGCCGACACGGTCGTCGCCGCCGGCGGCACCGCCTACCCCGTCGCCGGGGACGTGGCCGACCCACGGGCCGCCGCAGCCGTCGTGGCCGCCGCCGTCGACCGGCTCGGCCGGCTCACCGGCCTGGTCAACAACGTCGGTGTGGTACGCGGCGGAGCACTGCGGTCGGTCAGCCCGGACGACTGGGACGCGATCATGCGGATCGACTGCGCCAGCGCGCTCTACTGCAGCCAGACCGCCCTGCCCGCGATGGCGTCGGGCGGCGCGATCGTCAACATCTCGTCGCTGTGCGGCATCCACGTCGCACCCGGCGCCGGCGCCTACAACGCCGCCAAGGCAGCGGTGATCGCCCTGACCCGGCAGATGGCGCTGGAATGGGGTCCGGACGGCATCCGGGCGAACGCGGTCGCACCGGGCATCGTCAGCGGCACCAACTTCTCGGCCAGCAGCCGCGACCCGCAGGCCGCGCAGCGCCGCGGTGGCGCCGTACCGCTTGGTCGCACCGGGTCCGCGACGGACATCGCCCCGGTCGTGGTCTTCCTGCTCGGCGACGCCGCCCGCTACGTCACCGGCCAGGTGATCGCCGTCGACGGCGGGCTGGGCGTCGCGCTGCAGACGCTGCTGCCGGCATGA
- a CDS encoding MBL fold metallo-hydrolase, whose protein sequence is MAAVSDWMTPGAHPVADGVYRIPLPMPDDALRAVNVYAIEDDAGLVLVDAGWAVPAARKALDAALGDRGHDLAAIRRFLVTHIHQDHYSQAVAIRRETGVPIALGVGERPSLEFMAAGTDEPYAAPLAQLCAAGAADLADQVQRLTADAEQPELDWQPPDEWLSGEREVALSGRRLRALPTPGHTAGHYVFRDPQAGLLFAGDHVLPGITPSVGFEAVAAHRPLGRYLESLRAVRALPDALLLPAHGPVGDSVHRRVDELLAHHRDRLAEMVVAVGAGARTAYQVARTLPWTRRRRTLDDLPPYHRMLAVNETAVHLDLLAEQGRVVSHRTGGVTAYRPVD, encoded by the coding sequence ATGGCGGCGGTGTCGGACTGGATGACGCCCGGGGCGCACCCGGTCGCGGACGGGGTGTACCGGATTCCGCTGCCGATGCCCGACGACGCGCTGCGGGCGGTCAACGTCTACGCGATCGAGGACGACGCCGGGCTGGTGCTGGTCGACGCCGGTTGGGCGGTGCCGGCCGCCCGCAAGGCCCTCGATGCGGCGCTCGGTGACCGTGGGCACGACCTCGCCGCGATCCGCCGTTTCCTGGTCACTCACATCCACCAGGACCACTATTCGCAGGCGGTTGCGATCCGGCGGGAGACCGGGGTGCCGATCGCGCTCGGGGTGGGCGAGCGGCCCAGCCTGGAGTTCATGGCGGCCGGCACCGACGAGCCGTACGCCGCCCCACTGGCCCAGTTGTGTGCCGCCGGTGCCGCCGACCTCGCCGACCAGGTGCAGCGGCTGACCGCCGACGCGGAGCAGCCGGAACTCGACTGGCAACCGCCGGACGAGTGGCTGTCCGGTGAGCGCGAGGTGGCGTTGTCCGGCCGCCGGTTGCGGGCGTTGCCGACCCCGGGCCATACCGCCGGGCACTACGTCTTCCGCGACCCGCAGGCCGGGCTGCTCTTCGCCGGTGACCACGTGTTGCCGGGCATCACCCCGTCGGTCGGCTTCGAGGCGGTGGCGGCGCACCGCCCGCTGGGCCGTTACCTGGAGTCGCTGCGGGCGGTACGTGCGTTGCCGGACGCGCTGCTGCTGCCGGCGCACGGGCCGGTGGGCGACAGCGTCCATCGACGGGTGGACGAACTGCTGGCCCATCACCGGGACCGGTTGGCCGAGATGGTGGTTGCGGTCGGTGCCGGCGCGCGGACCGCGTACCAGGTGGCGCGGACCCTGCCCTGGACGCGACGTCGCCGCACGCTCGACGATCTGCCGCCGTACCACCGGATGCTGGCGGTCAACGAGACGGCGGTGCATCTGGACCTGCTGGCCGAGCAGGGTCGGGTGGTGTCGCACCGGACGGGCGGCGTGACGGCGTACCGGCCGGTGGACTGA
- a CDS encoding aldehyde dehydrogenase family protein, translating to MTVINRPADPTSLLRPGILIDGRWRDTGTGGRRDHVDPGTGRVQQSFALAGTVEVDEAVAAARAAAPGWRSWPTDRRRQVLSRLGDLIRANAADLAAINALEVGTPAALSYGRYTTGQTFFDYYAGWLDKAAGDALRMPGALDLTLLEPVGVVGAILTWNHPLANIQTTVAPALAAGCTVIVKPPEQAPFAALRFGRLCAEAGLPPGVVNVLPGGPAVGDALVRHPEVDKIGFVGGPATAARIQAAAAPTLKPLLLELGGKSASLVFPDADLDRACRFALLITANSGQGCTIPTRMFVHDDVYDEVLGRLLDGLRAVTVGDPFDPAARMGPLIDAAACERVVGTIGRARENNTGDLVLGGHRLGGDLADGYYVAPTVFSDVDPHSELATEEIFGPVLSVCRFDGEAEAVEAANASRYGLAGYVHTRDVDRAMRVASALAVGNVGVNGAGAPAGPFAPFGGVKQSGYGKVGGLAGLLEFSRVKNVLLAIDE from the coding sequence ATGACGGTGATCAACCGACCGGCGGACCCGACCAGCCTGCTACGCCCCGGCATTCTGATCGACGGACGGTGGCGCGACACCGGCACCGGCGGTCGACGCGACCACGTCGACCCGGGCACCGGCCGTGTCCAGCAGAGCTTCGCCCTGGCCGGGACCGTCGAGGTCGACGAGGCGGTCGCCGCCGCCCGGGCTGCCGCCCCCGGCTGGCGCAGCTGGCCCACCGACCGGCGTCGCCAGGTGCTGTCCCGCCTCGGCGACCTGATTCGGGCCAACGCCGCCGACCTCGCCGCGATCAACGCGCTCGAGGTCGGCACTCCGGCGGCCCTGTCGTACGGCCGCTACACCACCGGTCAGACCTTCTTCGACTACTACGCCGGCTGGCTGGACAAGGCCGCCGGCGACGCGCTGCGGATGCCCGGAGCGTTGGACCTGACCCTGCTGGAGCCGGTCGGCGTGGTCGGCGCGATCCTCACCTGGAACCATCCGCTGGCCAACATCCAGACCACCGTCGCCCCGGCCCTGGCCGCCGGATGCACGGTGATCGTCAAACCACCGGAGCAGGCGCCGTTCGCGGCGTTGCGGTTCGGTCGACTCTGCGCCGAGGCCGGACTGCCGCCCGGCGTGGTCAACGTCCTGCCCGGCGGCCCGGCGGTCGGCGACGCCCTGGTCCGCCACCCCGAGGTGGACAAGATCGGGTTCGTCGGCGGTCCGGCGACGGCTGCCCGGATCCAGGCGGCGGCCGCTCCGACGCTCAAGCCGCTGCTGCTGGAACTCGGCGGCAAGAGCGCATCGCTGGTCTTCCCGGACGCCGATCTCGACCGGGCCTGCCGGTTCGCGCTGCTGATCACCGCCAACAGCGGCCAGGGCTGCACCATCCCGACCCGGATGTTCGTCCACGACGACGTGTACGACGAGGTGCTCGGCCGGCTGCTGGACGGCCTGCGGGCGGTCACCGTCGGCGATCCGTTCGACCCGGCGGCCCGGATGGGACCGCTGATCGACGCGGCCGCCTGCGAGCGGGTTGTCGGGACCATCGGCCGGGCCCGGGAGAACAACACCGGTGACCTGGTGCTCGGCGGGCACCGGCTCGGCGGCGACCTGGCCGACGGCTACTACGTCGCCCCAACCGTCTTCTCCGACGTCGACCCGCACAGTGAACTCGCCACCGAGGAGATCTTCGGCCCGGTGCTGTCGGTCTGCCGGTTCGACGGCGAAGCCGAGGCGGTCGAGGCGGCCAACGCCAGCCGGTACGGGCTTGCCGGCTACGTGCACACCCGCGACGTCGACCGGGCGATGCGGGTCGCCTCGGCGCTGGCCGTCGGCAACGTCGGGGTCAACGGGGCCGGCGCCCCCGCCGGGCCGTTCGCGCCGTTCGGCGGGGTGAAACAGAGCGGCTACGGCAAGGTCGGCGGGCTCGCCGGACTGCTGGAGTTCAGCCGGGTCAAGAACGTACTGCTGGCCATCGACGAATGA